The Carassius carassius chromosome 37, fCarCar2.1, whole genome shotgun sequence genomic sequence TGGCAGCGGGTCACTGGCTTCACTGCTCCGACTCTCTGGACCCTCTTTGTGTCGCCGGCGTGCCGTGACAGATCCCGGCAAGATTAATGATTTTTAGCgagcatttcttttttatttccagCACCTCTCCTCCTCTCCGGCTCATCCCAGCTCACAATTACTCTCCTAATTGGAGAGTTTGCGCTTTCCTCTCATTTCCTATCGCTTTTCCTCGGAGCCTGCATTAAAGTATTGCAGAACTTTCTTTCAAACTCCAGCAGTACACGCTGAATTATACTAAACAAGTATGCGTTACATTAGCATATTTGTAAAAATCGCTTTTATTTTTCGGAAGAGTTGGAGAGACAGTAAATTGCAGAGAGACTTCCCTAATCCACACACTGTATAGTGAGATAAGTGGGCTTTAATGCCTCATATCTGTTCCCGAGCCTCGCTTTTCTATCAACTGATCTATTTCCCATGTTTAAAATAAAGGGTTTTAATACGCAGACAATATTCTTTTTATGCAATACTATAACATATCCACATTTCACAGAACTTTGGATTAGGCACGAAATAAAGTACCACAATTCATAAAAGataatttttgcattacattttacTTGCTGCGTCATTtttaagcaaaaaacaaaaacaaacaaaaaacaggagaCAGCCCATACaactttttaatcagtttaagtcAAAACAGGCTTACTTTGGGGCTATATTTGCTAAATGTCACGGATAATGCAAAAATAgtgaattaataatataaataatatacacttTATATTCCACCGCTTTGAGATATGCTGTgaaataaactaacaaataaaatcaataaatggctTATTCGTATTTAATCACAATGAATGGAAATAAAGTGCGTCGGATTACGCATAATAAAGCCGTATGATGTCCGCTTAATTTGGCACAATATCAAGCTGGATAAAGCAGCAATCTGAAATATTGTTTCCCAATCATTTGTATTTTCTGATACCCCTGTATTTTAAGCCTTTTTTGCGTGCCTTTATATAGTAAATTatagatattaataataaagaCAGTATACAACGATGATTGATTATAATAGGGAGGTGATTATCATGCAGGTCAGACAGAATCATTAAAGCAGAAATATACCTTAATTCCATGTCTAATAGCAGTATGCTTAATTTAACTAGCACAATTCAAAGCCTAGTGACAGAGCCGTATTTCATAAAGCCGAGCACTAAACCGTTTTCAACTGAAAAGCCTGTTATTGTGTTAATAGACGTGCATTTTTGATAAGACCTTGCAAATAACTATTTATCTCTTTTATGTGTCACAGTACCACAACATAGTGTTCGATGTCGTAATACACTTTTCAAAAATAAACTGATGCAATGCATGCAGTTTTCAAATAAAATCCTGTTTTTCTTAAAATGCAATCACAAATAAGCCATTGATTTGTGGGTCAAGAGTGAATTTGTCTCAAAGAGTGGAAGTGTAATGTTAAATGTCACTTTTCGAATAAaacaaatttgacatttttattatttatttatttatttacttatttatttgtcaaCCATCCAGTTAATCAATCAAATTGTTTGTATggtctttgcaaaaaaaaaaaaaaaaaaagtgccaggCTTGGTTTGCTGTCTATAGGTTTTGTCCACTAGGGGCGTCATATTCTTGTAAATCTTTCGGCATCAGGTTGTGAAGTGACTGACTTTGCGAAAGTGGATCGCGCGCTGATTTCATCCAGCGTCCCTGCGCGCGACACGTTTTATATCAGATCAGCTGCACTCGGATTCGCCTCTCTTCTTTTTCTCGGTAGCATGTATCAGGGCAATGTAAGTCTAAATATGTCTTGATTCCTATGTGGTTATTACATAAACTGCTGTCCTAATTTCCGTTTATGCTTATGCATTTATTGTTTCGATCTTAAGAGACTTCTAAGGATACTTTTAAAGACATTTACACCCATTTATACGTTGATAATGTTTTATAGTGCAAACACTTTCCCTTAAAAGGTAAACGTGTTTTGATTTTCACTATTAAACGCTTCCCATTGATAATCAATTAAACATGACAAGAGAACGCGTTTTCATTGGTTTGAGACGTGAATAAAATGCGTAGGCctacattttacttttacttttcattttccttttaaatatgaaatttcatGACATAACTTTGACCGGCCATAAGAATAAGAATCTTCCAGATAAGTTCTGTCACGTATTGATATTAGTAACGCTAAATCGgttcaagtttatatatatatatatatatatatattcgtgtCTGTTACATATTGATAAGCACCTCTCCTAATAGATGATGCATTCTGTTTTCCACTGTACTCTTCTGGAAAGCAACCGCCCATTACCTGTGTGTGTCCCAAGAGGAGGATGCAGAGGAAACAAGAGAAGAGAGAATACTTTTTTGTctttctgtctcaccctcgttcctcacacacacgcgcactgGTCTGATTCAATATTAAATGTGCATTCCCCCCGAAAGTCTTCTGCAATGCTGTGAACTAAAAACCCCACAAACGTACTCGACTAGGCTTGTCTTCACACTCGCAAAAACGCAGTCATGAGTTACAATAAAAGGCAGGAATATTTCATACTTATCTTAATGTCCACGGCTGAACGTCCTATGTTCTTATGAGCGGTAAAAAGGGTATCAAAACAGCATCCTTTCCAAGCCCAGTAAACTCCTGAGGCCTGGGTATTCACCGGCATGCGGTCCACAAGCTCTCCCTTTGACAACTGCTCTATGAAACATCTCTGAGCTGATTTTATTTCTCTTATTCATTCCTAAAAATCGTAGGATGGGAATCTCGTTAGGCCAAATAAGCATGCATCAACACTTTTTCCGCTGTCCATAAGCAAGAGGATCACTTAATAGATCATTAACCACCAATATGCTGCTGACATCAGAGTTTTTCAGCATCTCGCCtccattagagagagagagaaagcatcaGCGGCGAGTCGGAGAGAATCAGAGCGCGTGACTGTACACGGGCCCGGTGCCGCGTGACGGGGCCCGGTACCTCCACTGATCTGTGGAATCCGACTTTAGGTAATAAAgtcaatttaattttacattaaatttaaataattaacagtTTGCATTGTAATTGACGTGGAGATGCGATGCAGTGACTTTTTTTGTGACATGGGTGAGTAAAGATCGCAGTGACCGACAGAGGTGAAAATAGTTATAGtggataaataattaaaatacatttgtatatacaaaatgtattacatttgaaGAATCCGTCAGTTTTGGTAAGTGACGcttaatataaacatatattttgtgCATATTGTATTAGTGAATATTTCTGAATAAACTGACTGTAATGATCGTGTCCGTCATTTCTGCGACTCGTTCTTAAAGTTCATTCTAATCAAACCTGACCACAGAGGACAAGACATAATATTAAATGCCGAATCTAAAAATGCATTTTGCGTCAAAAGTCAAATACAAATAGCGAAAAAGTAGGGAAGGGGAAAATGTCGTTaaatgaagaaagaaatgcaaataTGGAATAAGTCTTTGAACAGGAATAAATACAATAGTTCTTTAGTAGCCTACTAATTAGTCACATTGGCATTATACTTACAGGAATGACCGATAGGATATTAAAGTAGGTTTAATAAATAAGCTACTTCATATGTTTGTGTATATGACTTGTGCTtaacaaaaataatcaaaagcCTTAAACACAACGCTGTGACCGTGCATGTTATGGAAGATTTGTGATTGAAACCCTCGTTAATGCACCATGCGACAACAGTTTTAGGTCTCAACTTTTTTAAGTGCacatttatgcaaaatatttatttattctcgtTGTTACTTACAGTTTATTTACAGATAAACCCACTCATCTTGCAGTCTCGACTAGCAGGAGCGCACGAGAGGAGCGCACGGCAGCTGGGCGCCACATGAGGGCAGCGTTGGGTGAGTTTTCCTGAATCTAGCGTCACCCGCAGCGCACTTCCCGCCTTTCACATCAGCTTGTCGTGTTGAAAATACAAAAGTCAATAAAAATCTCAATAACACATACACCTGATGGGTCCCGGGCGTCCTCATTCACGCAACGCACCCTCCTCATTAACATCATCTACACCGACGACTTTCAATATCTCCATGATGTTTTGCAATAGCCATTATATTTTAACGAATAGTCTATGCTCAGTAATAAAACCTTTTTGTCCTTGTAAATGACACAAACACGTACATGTTTGTTTAATTGAGTAATTTTGACAAAATGCTACTATTATCATGATTTATTGACTATTTGTGTTGAGGTAGGCTATTGCGCAAACGTTGTTTGATGCAACAACCTGCTGCTGCATGTCACAGACTTTATGGTCTGTTTGGtttatttatactttaaataaaacactttcaCAGATCATCTCAAGCTTTGCTTTCATTTTAAACGCACAATGAAACTAATTTAGAGTCTAGATGTTGTTTTGAATTCAAATAAAGGGAAATATCTGGATGCAATACATGgagtaaaacttttttatttttatttcttaagaacGAGACGTTTTGAAAATATTCTCAGTCATTCAGTATGATCGACTTTATATGCAGTACAAAACAAACGGTTTCTCGTTAGGCGCGCACATATCCTATCAGTCAATACACGAAATACCACTCTCCCTTTCTTCATCCCGTCAGCTGACAACACACAAGCAACGATCATTATGCTAGTTCTCCAGATCTGACTGGCTGCCGGACTCCTCTGACGTCACGCGCGCGTAGACTATAACAGCACCGAGAGCTCTGGCGTCCTGCTACAGTCTGAATACTCAGGAGCGAGTGCTAGCTGAACTCTCTGCGGTGCAGAGCTGGACAAACACAGCACCCATCCACCTCAACGCTGCTTCACTGGCTTAAGGACATATTCCTGGAGTATCCGGATTCGGGACGGGAGCCCTTGTCCGGTACTCATTTTcgtcttttatttatgttttgagtTCATGCGCGGCGACGGGACAGAGACTTGACTTTTTCCAGTCGTGTCCAAAGACTGCAGCTGTCGAGCACTGCGCGTCCATACGAGACAAATGTCTTTCGCAGTGCATTAGtccataaagttttttttttgtttgctatttattaatattgctttctcccgTTTGAACATTTCGAGCGACTCTGCATGCTCCAGCGCTCGAGCGCGTCGCGTTCGGAGACCCATCCAGAAAACTGCATGCGCAAAGAGGGGGAAGAAAGGCAAAAGTCGGGTTTCGCGACGCTGGTGAACACTTTGCTGAAGAACAGGGACACAATGAGCGCCGATCTCGCCATGGGGCCCGAGCTGCCCACCAGCCCGCTGGCGTTGGAATATGTCAATGACTTTGATTTGATGAAATTTGAGGTGAAGAAAGAGGCCTTGGCGGGACTCGACCGCTCCAACATACGGCAATGCAATCGGCTCCAGCCGCAGGGCTCCGTGTCCTCGACTCCAATCAGCACCCCGTGCAGCTCCGTGCCGTCCTCCCCGAGCTTCAGCCCCACGGAGCAGAAGAACCATCTGGAGGAGCTGTACTGGATGCCCAGCGGCGCGTATCCGCAGCAGATCGACCCGCAGACGCTAAGCCTGACGCCCGAGGACGCGGTGGAGGCTCTGATCGGTGCCACGGCGCACGGCCATCCTCCGCCCCCTCATGTGCAGCAGCAGTTGCAAGCAGGAGGCTTCGAGGGATACAGGGGAGCGCACCATCACCACCACGGCCATGCGCAACAGCAACAGCAGCACCACCACCAACATCAACACCAACAATACGGCGCGATGCCCCATCACCCCGATGACATGCCAGGtcaccaccatcatcaccaccaccaccaccacagtcAGGACCCCGACAGCCCCTCTCCTATCTCGCCTGGGTCCCACCAGCAGCTCCACCACCGgcaccatcaccaccaccacccCGGCCAGCAGGGTCACCATGGCGCGGGCGGCGGCCTGAATGTGGAGGACCGCTTCTCCGACGACCAGCTGGTGTCCATGTCCGTGCGCGAGCTGAACCGACACCTGCGGGGCTTCACCAAGGACGAGGTGATCCGCCTGAAGCAGAAACGCCGGACCCTGAAGAACCGGGGCTACGCGCAGTCGTGCCGCTTCAAGCGCGTGCAGCAGAAGCACGTGCTGGAGAACGAGAAGACGCAGCTCATCAACCAGGTAGAGCAGCTCAAGCAAGAGATCAACCGGCTGGCCCGAGAGAGAGACGCCTACAAACTCAAGTGCGAGAAACTGAGCGGAGCGAGCGGGTTCCGCGAGGCAGGCTCCACGAGCGACAACCCGTCCTCTCCCGAGTTcttcatgtgagtgtgtgtttcctATGCCCGAGAGACTTTGCGCTCATTCAGATAACAGCAGATACAGTACTCATATTAGAAGAATAATCCACAAGAAATAATAATCTCATATGTAATCATCGCCACCGATCTTGGCAACTAAAATGCGAAGAACATGTTAGAATGTtttctgggaaatgtagtttaGTTGCTTGTAGTAGGACTTTTACTCCTTTCGTAGAGATCtcacaacaaaaaagaaaagcgATGAACTGGCTTTTGTACTTCAGATAAAACCTTCTTTCCATCTTCTGGTTTGTTCTCGGTTGATCAggataaagacataaaaagaaaggaaaaaaaaaagtttgtgctAAGCGGGAAGAGAAACTTTGGACTTTTTTTCACTTGGCCAGAAAAGTTGAGAGCACCACGATATGCAAACCTCCCTTCCTCCTCCTGTGTAACGCGCCTGAGCGAGGCGACAGGGGACTTTATGCAACATCTCATTGGTTTATTGCTTGCTTggttatatatagatatatattaaaaaagaaaagaaaaaaacacacaaaaacaaacacataattCTGCATTAAGATATTAATCCTGCATGCTGGACATGTATGGTAATAATTTCTATTTTATAcactctcttctttctttctttctttctttctttctttctttctttctttctttctttctttctttctgttgatTATGTATCATAAAGAGCATGTTTTTTGATCTCTAGCTCTTTTTTGGGGGGTATGAGACTGGTTCTCCGGTCTCTCATTGTATGGGTTCATTTGGACTTGTAAATATATGCAACAGCAAACCTACAAACCGACATCGAAGAGCTGATTGTTTTCCAAACTTTTCTGATTAGCTTCATGTTTTGGGAATGGATTTCCAGTAACGGGCATTTTGCAGTTTCATTTAAAGCAAGCAAACGTTGTAAAAGAAGCGCACTTTGGGTGGGAATGATTTTGGTATTGGCAGTTTTCATTTCGATTTTtgattgtttctttgttttagcAGAAACCGCCTTTGAGGAAGACATGCCGCACACGCACATTTAGTCATAGATGTAAAGCACGCCTTTCATTTGGACTGGTGCTCATAGCCTCACGTCTAGTTGTAGCAagacacaaatgtgtgtgtgtgtgtgtgtatgtgtgtgtgttttttgttcttctttttttccccttcatgCAGGCTGTTGCATATTCTATTGCTATTCTATAACATAAGCAATATAGGTCGTATCTTTTTTGATGGGCAGGATTTCATCGAACGGGCACACTTTCATCGACATTTTTTGAGCTATATGAGCTGCCAGTTTTATAAACCAACATTTCAAACTGTAGTTATTATAATCCAGCTCGAGGGTGTAGGCTTCCTAAATCAGGGGTTTGTGTATTATTGCCTAACATGAAAACTACGCATGTATTTCAACGGAGAGTTTCAATGatcaaatgttaaatgttttcctttatttttatttttatttttctgccgGTCAGTAAAAAATAAGGGATTCAGGTTCTGCATACtctcaaaattaaaaaagaaataaataaatatatgtctcatgttattgttctgttttttgtttgttttattattatgtcgATATTCTGGTTCTGCTGGCCAgatgcatagtttttattttaatgattaaattaaCAAAACTGTCAGATCATATTGAATAGGCATGGTGCTTGCATCTAAGAAATATTGTTAAAAGTCATGCATTTAACAATCTTTTTGGTTTATTACTGATTCAACTGTGTTGAAATCAAATGTAAACTGCAGCAGcgggttgttgttttgtttgttaatttcaTGTATTATGAGGGGATCAATTTTCAAATCTGTTTAtataaatggaaaaaagaataGAGTTCAATTCGGACTGTTCCATTCAGGCTGGTTTCTGTTtcgtttttgctgtttttggaaGAAATGGTTTCCTATTTTGCTTATTAAAGTCAGTGAAATGGCATTGATTTCGTAGCCACTTATTTTCTGCGTCAATTCCTGTGTCTGTCAAAGTTATGCAACATTTCGGCTTAACTGTGTGACGCATTGTTATCACGCATCACTGCAATCCAGTAATCAATTAGTCGGCAATCAACTTTTTTGGAAATTTGGCAGAGGAACGATATTTCCCCGGGGCTGTTTGAGCGGGTCTCTCGCTGAACTTTGAGCTCAAACGACCCGCACGCAGAAATGCGCTCCTGCTGTTAATAACGGGATTCATGTTCGACGGTCTAACTGACCTTTTATTGAAATAGAATTAGCCTACACATAGACCATTACTTGGTaagacaaagaagaagaagaagaagaaatctgaGGTTGAACtactttttattagtttataGCGGGTTACTTAaaaaggatataaaataaaaggacGTTTTAGACTATTTTACataattagagagagagagagagagagagagagagagagagagagaattaaagcTAAAAGCAGAAGCTGTGCGAAGTCTCGCTCTCTCTTGGTGTGTGTTTAGGCCTTCAGTGATTTGCAGCGCCTGCAGAATCCGGCGCGCACGTGCGCTCGGTAAAATGAGATCTTTGACCTTGCGCTCAAAGCACAGACTGTGGGAAAAGGACAATTAACCCTTCCGACACCCGATACTACAAACATTTTCAGATTCCAAATTTATTTAACGACTAGTCTGGAtatttgctaataaaaaaaagGCGCAATGTGTTTTAAGGACAGTGTGATTAACACGCGGAAAATTCTAAAAAGATTTAGCATGTATATATGTAACTATAGTAGCCTATATAGAATGTACTATGCAACCATAGTTGGTCTTATAGAGCGTATTTCTTactgagatataattttttaatcaattatGGGTGCATATAATCCTAACTATGCAAAACCTATTGCACATTTTTGTCTATAACAATATATTCAGTAGCCTATTGTTTCTTGTCTTGTATGTCAGTGTAGTTTTATTGTCTTTTGCACGACTGCTATTACAAAATATAATGATATTGCAATTTAGGTTGGAGGACagaatttacaaaaaaagtatttagtaTTATCTAAAACTGTTTCAAATTGGATGTAACCAAAAACTTCTAGAATTTGTGTAATTGGACTTTTGTCTTATAGGCCTTTTGGAATTGTGAAATGCAGTATACCCCTAATGCTTAGCCTAATTACACAGCACacaaatatattgttattattatatatatttaatacaaatataacacaaatatattgttattatatatatatgttattatatatatatatgttattatatatatatatatatatatatatatatatatatattcaattaaaagaaaaaagctaCAGAAAGTAGACATCCAGTTAGGCACTGATTTCTATCTAACATCATTCCATGTTAAGAGGATTCAGAAATGGATGAAGGTTTTGCTATGAGTGTGTCTAGCGCACAGCTAGTAAGCGAAGCCTGTTTTGAGAGCTTTGCCGCTCTTCTCCAGAGCATGAGAGAAGGACAAGGGAGAGTGTTGTTAGGATTTCCTGACGGTTTTCAGTTTCTGGTGTCAGAACATTATCTGCCATGTGTCTGCACAATCTCAAGGGCAGGGTGAAAGCAGCGAGGCCTGAGCCAA encodes the following:
- the mafba gene encoding transcription factor MafB, which gives rise to MLQRSSASRSETHPENCMRKEGEERQKSGFATLVNTLLKNRDTMSADLAMGPELPTSPLALEYVNDFDLMKFEVKKEALAGLDRSNIRQCNRLQPQGSVSSTPISTPCSSVPSSPSFSPTEQKNHLEELYWMPSGAYPQQIDPQTLSLTPEDAVEALIGATAHGHPPPPHVQQQLQAGGFEGYRGAHHHHHGHAQQQQQHHHQHQHQQYGAMPHHPDDMPGHHHHHHHHHHSQDPDSPSPISPGSHQQLHHRHHHHHHPGQQGHHGAGGGLNVEDRFSDDQLVSMSVRELNRHLRGFTKDEVIRLKQKRRTLKNRGYAQSCRFKRVQQKHVLENEKTQLINQVEQLKQEINRLARERDAYKLKCEKLSGASGFREAGSTSDNPSSPEFFM